From a region of the Campylobacter sp. genome:
- the mqnE gene encoding aminofutalosine synthase MqnE, which produces MEILEKLQSGERLNYEDGVKLWDLDLFDLGKFAFKIRKEKNGKNVYFNANRHINPSNLCADTCKFCAFSAHRKNENAYTMSDDEIMRIVDETVARGTKEIHIVSSHNPFVTPQQYLGIFRAIKQKYPLLHIKAMTAAEIDYWRRKWKMSYEETIELMMKSGVDSMPGGGAEIFDEQIRDKICKGKVSSEQWLQIHSLWHARGRQSNATMLFGHIESRAHRIDHILRIRALQDESLARANGGGFNAFIPLVYQRENNYLDVKGFLGSVEILKTIAISRILLDNVAHIKAYWATSTLSLALVAQDFGADDLDGTIENESIQSSAGAGSKKGQSKRDFIDMIGTAGFVPVERDSLYNQIEIYE; this is translated from the coding sequence ATGGAAATTTTAGAAAAACTACAAAGCGGCGAGAGATTAAATTACGAAGACGGCGTGAAATTATGGGATTTAGATCTTTTCGATCTGGGCAAATTCGCCTTTAAAATTCGCAAAGAAAAAAATGGCAAAAATGTCTATTTCAACGCAAATCGTCATATCAATCCTTCAAATTTATGCGCAGATACCTGTAAATTTTGCGCATTTTCGGCGCACCGCAAGAACGAAAACGCCTACACGATGAGCGATGATGAGATCATGCGTATCGTGGATGAGACGGTAGCGCGCGGCACGAAGGAGATTCATATCGTAAGCTCGCACAATCCATTCGTTACGCCGCAGCAATATTTGGGAATTTTCAGAGCGATAAAGCAAAAATATCCGCTTCTGCATATCAAGGCGATGACCGCGGCAGAGATCGATTACTGGCGGCGAAAGTGGAAGATGAGCTACGAAGAGACGATAGAGCTGATGATGAAAAGCGGCGTGGATTCGATGCCGGGCGGCGGCGCCGAAATTTTCGACGAGCAGATCAGGGATAAAATTTGCAAAGGCAAGGTCTCAAGCGAGCAGTGGCTGCAAATCCACTCGCTGTGGCATGCTCGCGGGCGTCAGAGCAACGCCACGATGCTCTTTGGACATATCGAAAGCCGCGCGCACCGCATAGATCACATCTTGCGCATCCGCGCGCTGCAAGATGAGAGCCTGGCTCGTGCTAACGGCGGCGGTTTCAATGCCTTTATCCCGCTCGTGTATCAGCGCGAGAACAACTATCTGGACGTGAAGGGCTTTTTGGGTTCGGTCGAAATTTTAAAAACGATCGCGATTAGTAGAATTCTGCTTGATAACGTCGCACATATCAAGGCGTATTGGGCAACTTCGACGCTAAGCTTAGCCCTCGTAGCGCAGGATTTCGGCGCGGATGATCTTGACGGCACGATCGAGAACGAAAGCATTCAAAGCAGCGCCGGCGCCGGCAGCAAAAAAGGGCAGAGCAAGCGCGATTTTATCGATATGATCGGCACGGCGGGCTTTGTGCCCGTAGAGCGCGACAGCTTGTATAATCAGATCGAAATTTACGAATAA
- a CDS encoding NCS2 family permease, with protein MEKFFHLAAAKTSVRQELIAGLTTFLAMIYIVPVNANIMSIAGMPFDALVTATALITIIATLFNGLFANTPVALSVGMGLNAYFTFALCVDAKLPWQSALGIVAISGALFTVLSFTNFRIWVIRSIPLDLRRAISAGIGAFICFIGLKQMGVIAHSEATLVTLGNFKDMNVLLGLFGLTVVLVLFVLKVKAAFILSILITSCVAWVAGISPAPHGIVSAPSGITPIFAKLDIPGALKLAFVPFIITFFVTHLFDSIGTLTGVGNRAGLFGENSKDGMKKLSRNLTSDAIGSVAGAVIGTSTVTAFAESASGVEAGGRTGLTAVFCAMFFVLTLFMLPLFKAIPANAIYPILVMVGVLMFSELGKIDYSDAGILIPAFFIVFLMPFTYSITNGLSFGFIAYIVVRLAQRRIKDLNFGVLTLGAISVLVFLMH; from the coding sequence GTGGAGAAATTCTTTCATCTCGCCGCCGCGAAAACGTCGGTAAGGCAGGAACTTATCGCAGGGCTTACTACGTTTTTGGCGATGATTTACATCGTGCCGGTAAACGCTAACATTATGAGCATCGCAGGCATGCCGTTTGATGCGCTGGTTACGGCAACCGCGCTTATTACGATAATCGCGACGCTATTTAACGGGCTTTTTGCAAATACCCCCGTAGCGCTTAGCGTCGGCATGGGGCTAAATGCGTATTTTACCTTTGCGTTGTGCGTGGATGCGAAGCTGCCGTGGCAGAGCGCGCTTGGCATCGTAGCGATAAGCGGGGCGCTTTTTACCGTACTTTCTTTTACGAATTTTCGTATTTGGGTCATAAGATCGATCCCGCTTGATCTGCGTCGCGCCATAAGTGCGGGTATCGGCGCTTTTATCTGCTTCATCGGACTTAAGCAGATGGGCGTCATCGCGCACAGCGAAGCTACACTGGTTACGCTTGGAAATTTTAAAGATATGAACGTTTTGCTGGGGCTTTTCGGGCTTACGGTCGTGCTTGTGCTCTTTGTGCTTAAGGTAAAAGCCGCTTTTATTTTAAGCATTTTGATTACTTCGTGCGTTGCGTGGGTGGCTGGAATTTCGCCCGCACCGCATGGCATAGTAAGCGCGCCAAGCGGCATAACGCCGATATTTGCTAAGCTAGATATCCCCGGAGCGCTAAAGCTCGCGTTCGTACCTTTTATAATCACATTTTTCGTTACGCATCTATTCGATAGCATCGGCACTCTCACCGGCGTGGGAAACCGCGCGGGGCTTTTTGGAGAGAATAGCAAAGACGGCATGAAAAAACTATCTAGAAATTTAACCTCCGATGCGATAGGTAGCGTCGCAGGAGCCGTTATCGGCACAAGCACGGTCACTGCATTTGCCGAAAGCGCCAGTGGAGTAGAAGCGGGCGGTCGCACGGGGCTTACCGCGGTATTTTGCGCTATGTTTTTCGTGCTGACGCTGTTTATGCTACCGCTATTTAAGGCGATTCCCGCAAATGCGATCTATCCGATCCTCGTAATGGTCGGGGTTTTGATGTTTAGCGAGCTTGGCAAGATCGATTATAGCGACGCTGGAATTTTAATCCCTGCGTTTTTTATAGTATTTTTGATGCCTTTTACCTATTCGATCACCAACGGCTTAAGCTTCGGCTTTATCGCTTATATCGTAGTTAGACTCGCTCAGCGCAGGATAAAAGATTTAAATTTCGGCGTTTTGACGCTTGGCGCGATTAGCGTTTTAGTATTTTTAATGCATTAA
- a CDS encoding phosphoribosyltransferase, translating into MRFYSFDEMDRDARVIAKQVRDEFMPDAIVAIARGGLTFGHALANALDMRTIFSINSIHYADTKKLDTIDVFNVPDLELYKRVLLVDDIIDSGDSMVEIKRVLLEKFPQIELKTAVIFYKPKALIQPDFKISKTDEWINFFWENYTIEE; encoded by the coding sequence ATGAGATTTTATAGTTTTGACGAGATGGATCGCGATGCAAGAGTTATAGCAAAGCAGGTTAGGGACGAATTTATGCCCGATGCGATCGTGGCGATCGCTAGGGGTGGGCTCACATTCGGCCACGCGCTAGCCAATGCGCTTGATATGCGGACGATATTTTCGATAAATTCCATCCACTACGCAGATACCAAAAAGCTCGATACCATCGACGTTTTCAACGTGCCCGATCTAGAGCTTTACAAGCGCGTGCTACTGGTGGACGATATCATCGACAGCGGCGACAGCATGGTCGAGATCAAGCGCGTGCTGCTGGAGAAATTCCCGCAAATAGAGCTTAAAACGGCGGTGATTTTTTACAAACCCAAGGCGCTCATCCAACCCGATTTTAAAATTTCAAAGACGGATGAGTGGATAAATTTCTTTTGGGAAAATTATACGATAGAGGAATGA
- a CDS encoding type II secretion system protein, translating into MKKAFTMIELIFIIVVVGILAAVAVPQINRNSLVEAADQVAAHIRYTQQLAMNDNKFDPDDPNWFKKLWRIQFSETTAKGSAEGWTYTVYYDSTMSGNPNGSADLSDLSRVDFAIDPQNPNKILSAGFQNQAINRNAERINKKLNLSKTYDIRNVEFTNCGDRANQTIVFDSYGRPMGQVSDSAVPYDRMFVAPCVITLTNSAGEHALITIQPETGYVNYTLASNTGPGGQ; encoded by the coding sequence ATGAAAAAAGCATTTACTATGATAGAGCTGATTTTCATCATCGTGGTGGTTGGAATTCTAGCGGCCGTGGCAGTGCCTCAAATCAATCGAAACAGTTTAGTGGAGGCGGCGGATCAAGTCGCTGCTCATATTCGTTACACGCAGCAGCTTGCGATGAACGATAATAAATTCGATCCCGACGATCCGAATTGGTTTAAGAAACTTTGGAGAATTCAATTCAGTGAAACTACAGCCAAAGGAAGTGCAGAGGGTTGGACTTATACGGTGTATTATGATAGCACTATGAGCGGTAATCCTAACGGTAGTGCGGATCTGTCTGATTTATCAAGGGTTGATTTTGCCATAGATCCGCAAAATCCAAATAAAATTCTAAGTGCAGGCTTTCAAAACCAAGCGATAAATAGAAATGCTGAAAGAATCAATAAGAAGCTGAATTTAAGCAAAACTTACGATATTAGAAATGTCGAATTTACTAATTGTGGAGATCGGGCAAATCAAACTATAGTCTTTGATTCCTACGGGCGCCCTATGGGGCAAGTGTCAGACTCTGCCGTGCCATATGATAGGATGTTTGTAGCTCCTTGCGTTATTACACTTACTAACAGCGCAGGCGAGCATGCCCTTATTACCATCCAACCCGAGACCGGATATGTAAATTATACTTTGGCTTCCAATACCGGTCCCGGAGGGCAGTAG
- the metG gene encoding methionine--tRNA ligase, translating into MKKYIMTPIYYVNDVPHIGHAYTTIIADTMARFYRLQGHEVFFKTGTDEHGQKIEEAAAKHAQSPKQYADGVSAKFKDLWDEFDISYDMFSRTTDAAHEAAVQNVFRKMYEKGDIYKGEYEGNYCVSCESFFPSAQLIDGEYCPDCGKKTKILKEESYFFRLSAYAERLLKWYEDEKCILPLGKKNEVVSFVKSGLKDLSITRTGFDWGVKIPPELNDSKHVIYVWLDALMDYLSSLGFCAGGERMEYWGDALHIVGKDILRFHAVYWPAFLMSLGLNMPRSIAAHGWWTRDGKKMSKSLGNVVDPREVANAYGLEQFRYFLLREVPFGQDGDFSQKAIINRVNSELANELGNLLSRIVGMSAKYSDYVINSKDVMKFFTAEIKEANSYLSAAISALEEVATNRYLEELWRALALANASIAKYEPWNLIKNGEQAKALALVALVANILAKVAVLLSPAMPKTAARIADTLGFEISTPLYEKLVLRGEILDFKAKPCEPLFTKIDHELMPKADYDRLDGAVNSTSCSSADTAAKGALNLNANASGSGATAQEAKGAASEAQIKIDDFKKCVIKVGTILECENIEGSEKLLRFMIDLGEERPRQIISGIAKFYDPAALVGKQICVLANLKPAKIFKHSSEGMILSAEDGSLTLLSTLAPVKNGAIVG; encoded by the coding sequence ATGAAAAAATACATAATGACGCCGATTTATTACGTAAACGACGTCCCGCATATCGGTCATGCATACACGACGATTATCGCCGATACGATGGCTAGATTTTACCGCTTGCAAGGACACGAAGTCTTTTTTAAAACGGGCACCGACGAGCACGGTCAAAAGATCGAGGAGGCCGCAGCCAAGCACGCTCAGAGCCCAAAGCAGTACGCAGACGGCGTAAGCGCTAAATTTAAAGACCTGTGGGACGAGTTTGACATCAGCTACGATATGTTTTCGCGCACTACCGATGCCGCGCACGAGGCGGCGGTGCAAAACGTATTTCGCAAGATGTATGAAAAGGGCGACATTTATAAGGGCGAATACGAGGGCAACTATTGCGTAAGCTGCGAGAGTTTTTTCCCTTCCGCTCAGCTCATCGACGGCGAGTATTGCCCCGACTGCGGCAAAAAGACTAAAATTTTAAAAGAGGAAAGCTATTTTTTCAGGCTTAGCGCCTATGCAGAGCGGCTTTTAAAATGGTACGAGGATGAAAAGTGCATCCTGCCGCTAGGCAAAAAAAACGAGGTCGTAAGCTTCGTAAAAAGCGGACTGAAGGATCTTTCGATTACGCGAACGGGCTTTGATTGGGGCGTTAAAATTCCGCCCGAGCTAAACGATTCGAAACACGTGATTTACGTTTGGCTGGACGCGCTGATGGATTATCTTAGCTCGCTCGGATTTTGTGCGGGCGGCGAGCGGATGGAGTATTGGGGCGACGCGCTGCATATCGTAGGCAAGGACATTTTGCGCTTTCACGCCGTTTATTGGCCTGCGTTTTTGATGAGCCTGGGACTAAATATGCCACGCAGCATCGCAGCTCACGGCTGGTGGACGCGCGACGGCAAAAAGATGAGCAAGAGCCTTGGCAACGTAGTGGATCCGCGCGAGGTCGCAAACGCCTACGGGCTGGAGCAGTTTAGGTATTTCTTGCTGCGAGAGGTGCCGTTCGGCCAAGACGGCGATTTTTCGCAAAAAGCGATCATCAACCGCGTAAATTCCGAGCTTGCCAACGAGCTTGGAAATCTACTCAGCCGCATCGTCGGCATGAGCGCAAAATACTCGGATTACGTCATAAATTCCAAAGACGTGATGAAATTTTTCACCGCCGAGATCAAGGAAGCAAACTCCTATCTGAGCGCCGCAATTAGCGCGCTTGAGGAGGTTGCTACCAATAGATATTTAGAGGAGCTTTGGAGGGCGCTTGCGCTCGCAAACGCTTCGATCGCGAAATACGAGCCGTGGAATTTGATTAAAAACGGCGAGCAGGCTAAGGCGTTGGCTCTCGTCGCATTGGTCGCAAACATTTTGGCTAAAGTCGCCGTACTGCTAAGTCCTGCGATGCCGAAGACGGCGGCTCGTATCGCAGACACGCTGGGCTTTGAAATATCCACTCCGCTTTATGAAAAGCTCGTACTTCGCGGCGAAATTTTAGATTTTAAGGCTAAGCCGTGCGAGCCGCTTTTTACCAAGATCGATCACGAGCTGATGCCGAAGGCGGACTACGATAGACTGGATGGCGCTGTAAATTCTACAAGCTGTTCGAGCGCAGACACTGCCGCAAAAGGCGCGCTAAACTTGAACGCAAACGCTTCCGGCTCGGGCGCTACGGCGCAAGAAGCCAAAGGCGCGGCATCTGAAGCGCAGATTAAAATCGACGATTTTAAAAAATGCGTTATCAAAGTCGGCACGATTTTGGAGTGCGAAAACATAGAGGGCAGCGAGAAACTATTGCGATTTATGATCGATCTAGGGGAGGAGAGGCCGCGTCAAATCATCAGCGGTATCGCGAAATTTTACGATCCCGCCGCGCTTGTCGGCAAGCAGATCTGCGTGCTGGCAAATTTAAAACCCGCTAAAATTTTTAAACATAGCAGCGAGGGTATGATTTTAAGCGCCGAGGACGGCAGCCTTACGCTGCTTAGCACTCTCGCACCCGTAAAAAACGGCGCGATCGTAGGTTAG
- a CDS encoding menaquinone biosynthesis decarboxylase, whose translation MQSFDEILNRNFWIKRLYENGLLREVKEQIGTELEIAHASYIEVKREHSQALLFTNVRNAQGKRMPPVLSNIFGSSSALNLILGREPDEIAAEIESLLKPKRPQNFSEKLDFLAHLISLRKIFVKRLSGRGECQQVAHLGADVDLGELPVLKTWENDGGAFITMGQVYTKDLNSQTQNLGMYRLQIYGRDRLGMHWQIHKDGAGFFDEYRKAGRKMPVSVAIGGDPLYIWCGQAPLPKGIFELLLYGFIRRSPARLVKSLTNEIYVPEGADYVIEGFVDPAVSEPEGPFGDHTGYYTPVEPFPVMEVSAITHKRAPVFHATVVGKPPLEDKFMGYATERIFLPLFRTSAPDLIDYKMPENGVFHNLILAKIAVRYPAAAKQIMHAFWGVGQMSFVKHAVFVPQDAPSLDEYEALTKYVLNRIGARSLVFSEGVCDQLDHASPNSCFGGKLGIDATTDLSSQAPQILSDEELLAKFQSEEPSILALKQHFCDTKNPLVLINIDKKELVKRSWRRILKFSEHFKILIFTDAGNDASNLYMSVWRVVNSIDALRDVFVTQDDRICIDATSKHEWEGYTRRWPQETLCNREVVASLIERGIVQDEPELFKKFEIF comes from the coding sequence ATGCAGAGCTTTGATGAAATTTTAAACAGAAATTTTTGGATAAAGAGGCTTTACGAAAACGGGCTATTGCGTGAGGTAAAGGAGCAGATCGGCACCGAGCTTGAGATCGCGCACGCAAGCTACATCGAGGTCAAAAGGGAGCACTCGCAGGCGTTGCTTTTTACGAACGTGCGAAACGCGCAGGGCAAACGGATGCCGCCGGTGCTAAGCAATATTTTCGGTTCATCTTCTGCATTAAATTTAATCCTCGGTCGCGAACCTGACGAGATCGCCGCCGAGATTGAGAGCCTGCTAAAGCCGAAGCGTCCGCAAAACTTCAGCGAAAAGCTTGATTTTTTAGCGCACTTAATCTCGCTGCGTAAAATTTTTGTAAAGCGCCTTAGCGGCCGCGGCGAGTGCCAGCAGGTCGCACATCTGGGTGCTGACGTCGATTTGGGCGAGCTTCCCGTGCTTAAAACCTGGGAGAATGATGGCGGCGCATTTATCACGATGGGGCAGGTCTATACGAAGGATCTGAACTCGCAAACGCAAAATCTCGGCATGTACCGCCTGCAAATTTACGGGCGCGATCGCTTGGGGATGCACTGGCAGATCCATAAAGACGGCGCGGGCTTTTTTGACGAATACCGCAAAGCGGGGCGCAAGATGCCCGTATCCGTGGCGATCGGTGGTGATCCGCTCTATATCTGGTGCGGTCAGGCGCCGCTGCCGAAGGGGATTTTTGAGCTGCTGCTTTACGGCTTCATCCGCCGCAGCCCCGCCCGCCTCGTAAAATCGCTTACGAATGAAATTTACGTTCCAGAGGGTGCGGACTACGTGATCGAGGGCTTCGTAGATCCCGCCGTAAGCGAGCCGGAGGGGCCTTTCGGCGATCACACCGGATATTACACGCCGGTAGAGCCATTTCCGGTGATGGAGGTTAGCGCGATCACGCACAAGCGCGCGCCCGTATTTCACGCCACAGTCGTGGGTAAGCCGCCGCTTGAGGATAAATTTATGGGGTATGCGACCGAGCGGATCTTTTTGCCGCTGTTTCGCACGAGCGCGCCCGATCTGATTGACTATAAAATGCCCGAAAACGGCGTATTTCACAACTTGATTTTGGCTAAGATCGCCGTGCGCTACCCCGCTGCTGCCAAACAGATCATGCACGCGTTTTGGGGCGTGGGGCAGATGAGCTTCGTAAAACACGCCGTTTTCGTGCCACAGGACGCGCCGAGTTTAGATGAGTACGAGGCGCTTACGAAGTACGTCCTAAACCGCATAGGCGCGCGCAGCCTTGTTTTTAGCGAGGGTGTGTGTGATCAGCTCGATCACGCAAGCCCGAACTCCTGCTTCGGCGGCAAGCTCGGCATTGATGCGACTACTGATTTAAGCTCGCAGGCGCCGCAAATTTTAAGCGACGAGGAGCTGCTGGCTAAATTTCAAAGCGAAGAGCCCTCTATTTTAGCGCTTAAACAGCACTTTTGCGATACGAAAAACCCGCTCGTGCTAATAAACATAGACAAAAAAGAGCTCGTAAAGCGGAGCTGGCGGCGGATTTTGAAATTTAGCGAGCATTTTAAAATTTTGATTTTTACCGATGCGGGGAATGACGCGAGCAACCTCTATATGAGCGTTTGGCGCGTCGTAAATAGCATCGATGCGCTGCGTGACGTGTTTGTGACGCAGGACGATCGAATTTGCATCGATGCTACGAGTAAGCACGAGTGGGAGGGCTATACGCGCCGGTGGCCGCAGGAAACGCTCTGCAACCGCGAAGTAGTAGCAAGCCTCATAGAGCGCGGCATCGTGCAGGATGAGCCCGAGCTATTTAAGAAATTTGAAATTTTTTGA
- a CDS encoding methionine ABC transporter permease: protein MIEWIQNFFSGMIPKLLLNATLETLYMTFVSTALAFILGLVLAIVLILTRRGGLCENRIVYAVLDVAINTLRSFPFIILLIVLFPLTKLLVGTSIGTTAAIVPLTIGSAPFIARLIESALLEVDSGVIEAAKSFGASKTQIIFRVMFVEALPSIIGAITLTLIVIIGFTAMAGTVGGGGLGDVAIRYGFQRFRPDIMAYTVVILIVLVQIIQSIGNLLYKITKK, encoded by the coding sequence ATGATAGAGTGGATACAAAATTTTTTTAGCGGAATGATTCCGAAGCTGCTACTAAACGCGACGCTGGAGACGCTGTATATGACCTTCGTAAGCACGGCTTTGGCGTTTATTTTGGGGCTCGTGCTTGCGATTGTGCTTATCCTTACGCGTCGCGGCGGGCTCTGCGAAAACCGCATCGTCTACGCCGTGCTGGACGTCGCGATAAACACGCTGCGAAGCTTTCCGTTTATAATTTTGCTAATCGTACTCTTTCCGCTTACGAAGCTTCTTGTCGGCACGAGCATCGGCACCACCGCGGCGATCGTCCCGCTTACTATCGGCTCGGCGCCCTTTATCGCGCGGCTCATCGAAAGCGCGCTGCTGGAGGTAGATAGCGGCGTGATCGAGGCGGCGAAGAGCTTCGGCGCGAGCAAGACGCAGATAATCTTTCGAGTAATGTTCGTCGAGGCGCTACCTAGCATCATCGGCGCGATTACGCTGACGCTCATCGTCATCATCGGATTTACGGCGATGGCAGGCACGGTCGGCGGCGGCGGGCTCGGCGACGTAGCGATCCGCTACGGCTTTCAGCGCTTCCGCCCCGATATAATGGCATACACCGTCGTGATCCTGATCGTACTCGTGCAGATCATACAAAGCATCGGAAATTTACTCTATAAAATTACGAAAAAGTAG